One window from the genome of Flavobacterium agricola encodes:
- a CDS encoding DUF2271 domain-containing protein, with protein MKITNKYILLVLFVFASSITAFAQTAKYKCMLQMTNYQGLEAYVVVSLIDPKGNYEETLYMMGPDKQWYNGFKEWDKFNKKKKEKLNGITGASIAAGNRSLTTFNLDESKLDKGYKLRFESAVEDKDYFVTDVEIPLTTAGITQKTDGNGYIRYVKLTKAN; from the coding sequence ATGAAAATTACCAATAAATATATTTTACTAGTTTTATTTGTATTTGCTAGCTCAATCACAGCTTTTGCACAAACAGCTAAATACAAATGCATGTTACAAATGACCAATTACCAAGGTTTAGAAGCTTATGTAGTTGTTTCTTTAATTGATCCAAAAGGAAATTACGAAGAAACGTTGTACATGATGGGCCCTGATAAGCAATGGTACAACGGTTTTAAAGAATGGGACAAGTTTAATAAAAAGAAAAAAGAAAAATTAAACGGAATTACTGGAGCTTCTATTGCTGCAGGTAATCGTAGTTTAACAACTTTTAACCTGGATGAAAGTAAGTTAGATAAAGGCTATAAATTACGTTTTGAATCGGCAGTTGAGGACAAAGATTATTTTGTAACCGATGTAGAAATTCCTTTAACTACAGCAGGTATTACACAAAAAACAGATGGAAACGGATACATTAGATACGTTAAGTTAACTAAAGCCAATTAA
- a CDS encoding ankyrin repeat domain-containing protein, with amino-acid sequence MKRIFIAAFLIASFFAKAQNNILLNGNFWKENPSLSLVQDQIAKGNNPSEANGGNHDVVSMAINNGADLEVIKFLINQPGNAVSKTTHDGRLYIHWAASKGNVELVKYLIEQGSDINRTDDKGATPVAFAASNGQKNTDVYELFFNAGIKPTQKYNGGATVLMLAIPQDQDLKLKEYFISKGLNIKDTDDLGRTAFDYAARNGNIEIMNNLLAQGVKPTQNALIFAAQGARFHNNNLETFEYLVNKAKVKPKAVGENGETVLHHLAKKPNQQEIIAYFITKKVDVNAVDKAGDNVLMVAAGAKDLATVQQILARTKNINAANNKGETALYAAVQKSTPEVITFLIEKGANADVVTKDGNLAFALVQAYQKPRPGQNSDEFVQKLNILKNQGVDFTATLADGSSLYHAAVVKNDMELLKMLEGFQIDINAKDDQGLTPIHKAAMMGQNDSILKYLLAHGAKKDVLTDFDETVYDIASENESFKANNVNIEFLK; translated from the coding sequence ATGAAAAGAATATTTATCGCTGCTTTTTTAATTGCTTCTTTCTTTGCAAAAGCTCAAAATAACATCCTTTTAAACGGAAATTTCTGGAAAGAAAATCCAAGCTTATCTTTAGTTCAAGATCAAATTGCTAAAGGCAATAATCCAAGCGAAGCAAATGGGGGCAATCACGATGTGGTTAGTATGGCAATTAATAATGGTGCCGATTTAGAAGTTATTAAATTTTTAATAAACCAACCGGGTAATGCGGTTAGCAAAACTACGCACGATGGCCGTTTGTACATTCACTGGGCTGCAAGCAAAGGTAATGTAGAATTAGTTAAATATTTAATAGAACAAGGTTCTGATATTAATCGTACTGACGATAAAGGGGCAACACCAGTTGCGTTTGCTGCTTCAAACGGTCAGAAAAACACAGACGTTTACGAACTGTTTTTTAACGCAGGTATAAAACCTACTCAAAAATACAACGGTGGTGCTACCGTATTAATGTTAGCAATTCCGCAAGATCAGGATTTAAAATTAAAAGAATATTTTATTTCTAAAGGATTAAATATAAAAGATACCGACGATTTAGGTCGTACAGCTTTTGATTATGCTGCTCGTAATGGCAACATCGAAATTATGAATAACTTGTTAGCACAAGGTGTTAAACCTACGCAAAACGCACTTATTTTTGCAGCACAAGGAGCTCGTTTTCATAACAATAATTTAGAAACTTTTGAATATTTAGTAAATAAAGCTAAAGTTAAACCTAAAGCAGTTGGCGAAAACGGAGAAACAGTTTTACATCATTTAGCTAAAAAACCAAATCAACAAGAAATAATTGCCTATTTCATAACTAAAAAAGTTGATGTAAATGCGGTAGATAAAGCTGGTGATAACGTTTTAATGGTTGCTGCTGGTGCTAAAGATTTGGCTACAGTACAACAAATTTTAGCTAGAACTAAAAATATTAATGCTGCAAATAATAAAGGTGAAACAGCACTTTATGCTGCGGTTCAAAAAAGTACACCAGAAGTTATTACTTTTTTAATAGAAAAAGGAGCAAATGCAGATGTTGTTACGAAAGACGGTAATTTAGCTTTTGCTTTAGTTCAAGCTTATCAAAAACCTCGCCCGGGACAAAATTCAGACGAATTTGTTCAGAAATTAAATATTCTAAAAAATCAAGGAGTTGATTTTACAGCAACGTTAGCTGACGGATCATCTTTATATCATGCTGCGGTTGTAAAAAATGATATGGAACTTTTAAAAATGTTAGAAGGTTTTCAAATCGATATCAACGCAAAAGATGATCAAGGTTTAACACCTATACATAAAGCTGCTATGATGGGGCAAAACGATAGTATTTTAAAATACTTATTGGCTCATGGTGCTAAAAAAGATGTTTTAACCGATTTTGACGAAACGGTTTATGACATTGCTTCAGAAAACGAATCATTTAAAGCAAACAACGTAAACATCGAGTTTTTAAAATAA
- a CDS encoding thioredoxin family protein, giving the protein MRKIQLLASFFVIALLIISCKKQSVTDQVVTENDTLTVAQKDSIALVKEARQKERDALAKPYDDQEDAQSKINELLVQAKAEGKNVFVQAGGNWCIWCLRFNDYLQKTPELKQIVDDNFIYYHLNYSKENKNEAIFEKYAPEGKKMGYPFFFVLDSNDQVLNVISSVELENTTDKSSHYDLEKTKQMFLSNVAK; this is encoded by the coding sequence ATGAGAAAGATTCAACTTTTAGCAAGTTTTTTTGTTATAGCTTTGCTTATCATTAGCTGTAAAAAACAATCGGTTACCGATCAGGTAGTAACTGAAAATGATACATTAACTGTTGCGCAAAAAGATTCAATTGCATTAGTAAAAGAGGCACGTCAAAAAGAACGTGATGCATTGGCAAAACCTTATGATGATCAGGAAGATGCGCAGTCTAAAATTAACGAATTGCTAGTACAAGCTAAAGCAGAAGGTAAAAATGTTTTTGTACAAGCAGGAGGAAATTGGTGCATTTGGTGTTTGCGTTTTAACGATTATTTACAAAAAACACCAGAATTAAAACAGATTGTAGATGATAATTTTATTTATTACCATTTAAATTACTCTAAAGAAAATAAAAACGAAGCAATTTTTGAAAAATACGCACCAGAAGGGAAGAAAATGGGATATCCGTTTTTCTTTGTATTAGATTCAAATGATCAGGTTTTAAATGTAATTTCATCAGTAGAATTAGAAAATACCACCGATAAATCTTCACATTATGATTTAGAAAAAACTAAACAAATGTTTTTAAGTAATGTTGCAAAATAA
- a CDS encoding thioredoxin family protein produces the protein MKKIYFVIAAILLIFMVGCTNNASKKNTSTTDSVPVKVIDTFALMQKAKEDMLHLPKPYHEKEDAQAKLTELIQLAKAQNKNVFVQAGGNWCIWCLRFTDFLNKQPQLKQIIENNYLYYHLNYSKENKNDAVFEKYAPHGRDYGFPFFFIINGNGDVLDIISSETVASDNEDVYYDFTKTKQLLLKYAPKK, from the coding sequence ATGAAAAAAATATACTTTGTAATTGCTGCTATTTTGCTAATTTTTATGGTTGGCTGTACCAATAATGCAAGTAAAAAAAATACATCTACTACGGATTCTGTTCCTGTTAAGGTGATTGATACATTTGCTTTGATGCAAAAGGCTAAAGAAGATATGCTTCATTTACCTAAACCTTACCATGAAAAAGAAGATGCTCAGGCTAAACTGACAGAATTAATTCAATTGGCTAAAGCTCAAAACAAAAATGTTTTTGTACAAGCTGGTGGAAATTGGTGTATTTGGTGTTTGCGTTTTACTGATTTTTTAAATAAGCAGCCGCAGTTAAAACAAATTATCGAAAACAATTATTTATATTATCATTTAAATTATTCTAAAGAAAATAAAAATGATGCGGTTTTCGAAAAATATGCGCCACATGGACGAGATTACGGATTTCCGTTTTTCTTCATTATAAACGGTAATGGTGATGTTTTAGATATTATTTCCTCAGAAACTGTTGCGTCTGATAATGAAGATGTTTACTATGATTTTACTAAAACCAAACAATTGTTATTAAAATATGCTCCAAAAAAATAA
- the rpsA gene encoding 30S ribosomal protein S1, which translates to MSEITKTQEQFLADFNWDTFEQGIDAVDTAQLQQFEELVDKTFISTDNEEVVEGVVVRITDRDAIVDINAKSEGVISLNEFRYNPDLKVGDKVEVLIDVKEDKNGQLVLSHRKARTIKAWDRVIAAHDTGEIVNGFVKCRTKGGMIVDVFGIEAFLPGSQIDVKPIRDYDQYVNKTMEFKVVKINHEFKNVVVSHKALIEADIEIQKKEIIGQLEKGQVLEGVVKNITSYGVFIDLGGVDGLIHITDLSWSRINHPSEVLELDQKLNVVILDFDDEKTRIQLGLKQLNAHPWDALDANLQVGDKVKGKVVVLADYGAFIEVAEGVEGLIHVSEMSWSTHLRSAQDFVKVGDEVEAVILTLDREDRKMSLGIKQLTQDPWNNIAEKYPVGSKHTGTVRNFTNFGIFVELEEGIDGLVYISDLSWTKKIKHPSEFVSVGDKLDVVVLELDVEGRKLSLGHKQTTPNPWDKYEEAFAVGTIHNGAISEVVDKGATVEFGDDIVAFIPTRHLEKEDGKKLKKGDVADFKVIEFNKEFKRVVASHTAIFREEEEKNVKAQEEKSSNNNNTNAVEKTTLGDIDALAELKAKMEKDNN; encoded by the coding sequence CAATTTGAAGAATTAGTAGACAAAACTTTCATCTCAACTGACAATGAAGAAGTTGTAGAAGGAGTTGTAGTTAGAATCACTGATAGAGACGCTATCGTTGATATCAACGCTAAATCTGAAGGTGTTATTTCATTAAACGAATTCCGTTACAATCCTGACTTAAAAGTTGGTGACAAAGTTGAAGTTTTAATCGACGTTAAAGAAGATAAAAATGGACAATTAGTATTATCTCACCGTAAAGCTCGTACAATTAAAGCTTGGGATAGAGTTATTGCTGCTCACGATACAGGAGAAATTGTTAATGGTTTCGTTAAATGTCGTACAAAAGGTGGTATGATCGTTGACGTATTTGGTATTGAAGCTTTCTTACCAGGTTCTCAAATTGACGTTAAACCTATCCGTGATTACGATCAGTATGTAAACAAAACTATGGAATTTAAAGTGGTAAAAATTAACCACGAATTCAAAAACGTAGTTGTTTCTCATAAAGCGTTAATCGAAGCTGATATCGAAATTCAGAAAAAAGAAATTATCGGTCAGTTAGAAAAAGGACAAGTATTAGAAGGTGTTGTTAAAAACATCACTTCATACGGTGTATTCATTGACTTAGGAGGTGTTGACGGATTAATCCACATCACTGACTTATCTTGGTCAAGAATTAATCACCCATCTGAAGTTTTAGAATTAGACCAAAAATTAAACGTTGTTATCTTAGATTTTGATGATGAGAAAACACGTATCCAATTAGGTTTAAAACAATTAAACGCTCATCCTTGGGATGCTTTAGATGCTAACTTACAAGTTGGTGATAAAGTTAAAGGTAAAGTAGTTGTTTTAGCTGACTACGGTGCTTTTATTGAAGTTGCTGAAGGTGTTGAAGGTTTAATTCACGTTTCTGAAATGTCTTGGTCTACACATTTACGTTCTGCTCAAGATTTCGTAAAAGTTGGTGATGAAGTAGAAGCTGTTATCTTAACATTAGATCGTGAAGATCGTAAAATGTCTTTAGGTATCAAACAATTAACTCAAGATCCTTGGAATAATATTGCTGAAAAATACCCAGTAGGTTCTAAACATACAGGTACAGTTCGTAACTTTACTAACTTTGGTATTTTCGTAGAATTAGAAGAAGGAATTGACGGTTTAGTTTACATTTCTGACTTATCTTGGACTAAGAAAATTAAGCACCCATCTGAGTTTGTTTCTGTAGGTGATAAATTAGACGTAGTTGTTTTAGAATTAGACGTTGAAGGTCGTAAATTATCTTTAGGTCACAAACAAACTACTCCAAACCCATGGGATAAATATGAAGAAGCTTTTGCTGTTGGAACAATCCACAACGGAGCTATCTCTGAAGTAGTTGATAAAGGTGCTACTGTTGAGTTTGGTGACGATATCGTTGCTTTCATTCCTACTCGTCACTTAGAAAAAGAAGACGGTAAGAAATTGAAAAAAGGTGATGTTGCTGATTTCAAAGTAATTGAATTCAATAAAGAATTCAAACGTGTAGTTGCTTCTCACACTGCTATTTTCCGTGAGGAAGAAGAAAAAAATGTTAAAGCTCAAGAAGAAAAATCTTCTAACAACAATAACACAAATGCTGTAGAAAAAACTACTTTAGGTGATATTGATGCTTTAGCTGAATTAAAAGCAAAAATGGAAAAAGATAATAACTAA